The following DNA comes from Halobacteriovorax sp. HLS.
GGCTTGCGCGGCGAGTGCGCAATCAAATATCCCTATTGTTGGAGCATTAATAATTCCAACCTTACCCTTATAGCGATCATCTAATAACCATGCCCAGCTTTCAGTTTCATAGGCCGTCCCCTTTTCAATAAACTTAGTATTGTATCCAAATGAATCAACATTATGGACATAGGGAAGAAAGCTAACAGAATCTGATAATCTCTCACCTAAAGACCCATCTTGTTGAACATAAAGTAGCTTATGGGGAGAATCTCCAAGACCAATCTTACCATCTAATGAAACCTTTCCAGTTTTAGACAAAGAATTGATTTCATTCCAGTTTGCAATTCTTTTAGTATCAAGTGACTGGATAGACTTGGCTTGCCATAGTATATTAATACTGTCAGACCATTGTTCATATAAATCAAACGAGCTTGGGTTCGAAGCTGCTTTTTGAAGAACGGCCGCGCTACCTTTTGGTTCAAACTCTAGATTTATACCAAGATCCTTCATGGCCATCTTTCTCAATTGCTCTTGTAGAGTTACATGAGTACCAAGAACTCGCAACGTTGGTCTTCTATTAGCTATAATGGCCGGACAACTCAATAGCGCTAAGCTACATCCACCCGTTTTAGTTAGAAAATCTCTTCTTGAAATGTCTTTTTTCTTACTCATAAATACCTCGTTAATAAGGGTATCGGAACTGAGTTTTGGTCATTGAAATGTTTGCAATAATTTTATAAAAAATTTAGATTGATTAACTTAGTTTAGATTTGTAGCTCAAGTATAGTAGAATAACTAACAAGAGAGCTATACTATTTTAAAGAACTCTTTAATTCCAAGTAATATATTATTTGCGGCCATGGAAGCAAGAATCAACCCCATAACCTTAGATATAACGATTGCTCCAGAATTACCAATGCGCTTATGAATCTTCGAAGACAATAACATTAGAATAAAGTTAATGAGTAAAACTATAATTAAAATAAAGATTGTAAATAACATACTTGCAAACGAATTACGTGTTGTATCGGCCAAGAGTACTACAGCAAGTATTGCTCCAGGCCCAGCAATCGATGGGATTGCAAGTGGAAAAATAGCCGTTTCTTTCTCATCCTGGACCAGTTGTATTTCTTCTTCTGGCTTACTACTACCAAAGATCATATTTGAAGCAAAAAGAAAAAGTATGACACCACCAGAAATCTGGAAAGCAGCAAGCGGAACTCCAACACGCTTTAGAATATACTCACCGACGATCATAAAGAAAAGTAAGATACAAAAAGCAACAATAGAAGAGAATCTCGCAATTTTCCTTTTTTCAATCTCATCATAGCCTTTTGTTACAGTTATAAAAACTGGAACAGTTCCAAATGGGTCAATAACGGCCCAAAGGATTACGAAACTTGATATAAAATTATCTAAATTGAAAACGCTCATTACGACCTTACTTTTCTAAAAAATTACAATTATTTTTAAATTTTCAACACACTTAAATACTGTTTGCGCGGTTGGATTTAGATCGATACTACTCGCGTCAGATCCAGCGACACCAATAGCAATCATCGAGTGTTCATCACAAATCTTCGAAATATCACTAAAGCGTATATCTCCACTTAGACCTAACTTAGCAGATTCAACGAACCTGAAATCAGCTCCACCGGCGTTGAAGAGACTGTCAAAAACAATATTTAAATCTGGTCTCAAAGCGACATTACTCAAAATATAACTTACTATAATAGGGCTAATTATAGTTTCGCCTGGTCGATTAGAGAAAAGTTTTTCATTTTCAGATTGTGCCAGCTCAACAAGTACAGGTGCATGAATTTTATTCTTAAATAAATTTCTCAACTGCAATATTCCAAAAATTGACCTAGCATCTGCATCTTCACCATGATTTGCACGATCACTAGCAAGAAAAACTATATTACTAAACTCAGAAATATTGATATTCGCCATATCTTTAGAAGAAGTAAAGTCTGCTTCAATATTAACGATCTTACCTAACATTCCCTTATCAAGATAATTATCAAGTGATCTTTTTCTAACATCTTTATTAAAGGAGGAAAGAACAACAATTGAATAGTCAGTTTTGTTCGAAACTAATAACTCATAGCATAGATATGGAACCTTCTCACTCCAACCTAGAATTAGTAATTTTCTCTTGTCCTTAGAACCCAAGTCAAGCTCAAAAGACTTAGAGTTATTGACAACACTACTAATGGCCTTATACTCAATCGACTCAAATGATGTTGCAATAAATACAATAGTATCATCTTTAGCAAGAATATCATTCATTTGTGGCTTTATAAGACACTTGCCTGAGTGGGAACTGATAAAACCTATCGCTAACGAAGCTCCAAAACAATATCTAATATCTCCCCATGTCTTACCATCTAATTGAGGGAAACTTTTAAGATAAATCTGACTCCCATGATCTTGAGTTAATAATTCAGAAATAACAAATGAAAGTCCTGGGTTTTGAATATTCTGTGCCATCATTCTGGCGATGATACTTCTACTTAAAACAATTTCAAGATTGTGGTCATAAGCAGCTTTTGCAATATCGGCCTTATTAGGATCTAGGATTTCGACAACAACCTTGGGCAAATTTATAGACTTTTGCTCGGCCCTATTTTTAATGGACATTAATGATTTTATGGCCCTAGTATCAGAACTCTCCCCAGTACTACCGCCATAGATAGTAGATGGAATGATAACAGCAGAGCTATTTTCAACACTAATTCTTGCAAGGTCATCACTTTTCATTGGATCACCTGTTCGAAATATGACCTTTTTCATCTTAGAAATTGAACTTAATTGAGTTGTTAGATCTTCTGTAAGTTCGTGACTAACTTCTTTATTTAAAATTACAATAGTTGGGT
Coding sequences within:
- a CDS encoding PotD/PotF family extracellular solute-binding protein — encoded protein: MSKKKDISRRDFLTKTGGCSLALLSCPAIIANRRPTLRVLGTHVTLQEQLRKMAMKDLGINLEFEPKGSAAVLQKAASNPSSFDLYEQWSDSINILWQAKSIQSLDTKRIANWNEINSLSKTGKVSLDGKIGLGDSPHKLLYVQQDGSLGERLSDSVSFLPYVHNVDSFGYNTKFIEKGTAYETESWAWLLDDRYKGKVGIINAPTIGIFDCALAAQAAGLMKFANIGNMSITEIDQLFSILVAKKESGHFSGFWGSVPQSVDYMVDERVWLESMFSPGVSSARGKGVKVTYASPKEGYRAWQGVLCLSSKTNGQIKDVAYEYLNWWLSGQPGAFIARQGYYISNPQRSRPFMKVSEWDYWYEGKAASEDLRGTDGKISVYKGELRDGGSYLKRFSNIAVWNTVMDNYDYSLEKWYEFLNS
- a CDS encoding MarC family protein, giving the protein MSVFNLDNFISSFVILWAVIDPFGTVPVFITVTKGYDEIEKRKIARFSSIVAFCILLFFMIVGEYILKRVGVPLAAFQISGGVILFLFASNMIFGSSKPEEEIQLVQDEKETAIFPLAIPSIAGPGAILAVVLLADTTRNSFASMLFTIFILIIVLLINFILMLLSSKIHKRIGNSGAIVISKVMGLILASMAANNILLGIKEFFKIV